One part of the Streptococcus sp. oral taxon 431 genome encodes these proteins:
- the comE gene encoding competence system response regulator transcription factor ComE encodes MKVLILEDIIEHQVRLETTLNKISKETNIPISYKTTGKVREFMEYVEHDEVNQLYFLDIDINGIERKGFEVAQFIRHRNPYAIIVFITSRSEFATLTYKYKVSALDFIDKETSDQVFKNRVADCVLYTKTTLLENQSVVDYFDYSYKGNDLCIPYHDILYIETTGTSHKLRIVGKNFAKEFYGTMTDIQEKDKETQRFYLAHKSFLVNIGNVREIDRKKMEVVFYEDHRCPISRLKTKKLRELMAKNQKK; translated from the coding sequence ATGAAAGTATTGATTTTAGAAGATATTATAGAACACCAAGTAAGGTTGGAAACAACTCTAAATAAAATTTCTAAGGAAACAAATATTCCTATCTCCTATAAAACAACAGGAAAAGTAAGAGAATTTATGGAATATGTAGAGCATGATGAAGTCAATCAGCTTTATTTTCTAGATATTGATATCAATGGGATTGAGAGAAAAGGATTTGAGGTTGCTCAATTTATTCGTCACCGCAATCCTTATGCCATTATTGTTTTTATTACAAGTCGATCTGAATTTGCTACCTTGACTTATAAATACAAAGTTTCAGCATTGGATTTCATTGATAAAGAAACCAGTGATCAAGTTTTTAAAAATAGAGTTGCCGACTGTGTGCTTTACACTAAGACTACTTTACTTGAAAACCAATCAGTCGTTGATTATTTTGATTATAGTTACAAAGGAAATGATCTTTGTATTCCTTATCATGATATTCTCTACATTGAAACAACTGGAACTTCTCATAAATTACGGATTGTAGGTAAGAATTTTGCAAAAGAATTCTATGGAACAATGACAGATATTCAAGAAAAGGATAAGGAAACCCAACGTTTTTATCTAGCTCACAAGTCATTTTTAGTCAATATTGGTAATGTGAGAGAAATTGATCGTAAAAAAATGGAAGTTGTATTTTATGAAGATCATCGTTGTCCTATCTCTCGTCTAAAAACAAAAAAATTGAGAGAACTAATGGCTAAAAACCAAAAAAAGTAA